The following proteins are encoded in a genomic region of Cyclonatronum proteinivorum:
- the ppgK gene encoding polyphosphate--glucose phosphotransferase: MQILGIDIGSSAIKGCVADCKTGVLTGGHFRIPTPADTSPHKLLAKVYKLVSHFKWQGPVGFCLPEPVRNGVVVRSLHFSPQWADVNAAALFEEMTDCPVAVINDADAAGLAEVQFGCARNVPGIVILLTVGTGIGSAVFVNGQLLPNTELGFIPMEEGLTAAELASVKTKHDEGLKRKKWAKRLEDVLQKYEEIFHPDLFVISGSLSHKAGKTFQYIDIRTPLKPAHFLNNAGILGAALHAGNSIPLPETHS, translated from the coding sequence ATGCAAATACTGGGAATCGACATTGGCAGTTCGGCGATTAAAGGCTGCGTTGCAGATTGCAAAACGGGAGTGCTCACAGGCGGGCACTTCCGGATTCCCACGCCCGCTGACACAAGCCCGCACAAGCTGTTAGCTAAGGTTTACAAGCTTGTTTCCCATTTCAAATGGCAGGGCCCTGTGGGCTTTTGCCTGCCCGAACCGGTGAGAAACGGCGTAGTAGTGCGAAGCCTGCATTTCAGCCCGCAATGGGCAGATGTGAACGCTGCCGCCTTGTTCGAAGAAATGACCGACTGCCCCGTTGCCGTCATCAACGACGCAGACGCCGCCGGCCTTGCAGAGGTTCAGTTCGGATGTGCGCGAAATGTGCCGGGCATTGTTATTTTGCTCACCGTCGGGACGGGAATTGGCTCCGCTGTTTTTGTAAACGGTCAGCTTCTGCCTAACACAGAACTCGGTTTCATTCCGATGGAGGAGGGCCTGACCGCTGCCGAACTCGCCTCCGTAAAAACCAAACACGATGAAGGCCTCAAGCGCAAGAAGTGGGCGAAGCGACTCGAAGATGTGCTTCAGAAATATGAGGAAATTTTTCACCCTGATTTATTCGTAATCAGCGGGAGCCTGAGCCATAAAGCCGGGAAAACGTTTCAGTACATTGATATTCGGACACCCCTGAAACCGGCACATTTCCTTAACAATGCGGGCATTTTAGGAGCGGCCCTGCACGCCGGCAACTCAATCCCCTTACCGGAAACGCACAGCTGA
- a CDS encoding RNA recognition motif domain-containing protein produces MTLYVGNLNYRAGEQDLSELFSAYGEVKSVSLISDKFTGRSKGFAFVEMDEAAGNEAIAQLHDTEFMERSLVVNEARPRENRDFRGGNRGGGGQRRNDRGGYGGGRY; encoded by the coding sequence ATGACACTTTACGTAGGAAATCTGAATTACCGGGCAGGCGAACAGGATCTCAGCGAACTCTTTTCTGCATACGGAGAAGTTAAATCCGTGAGCCTGATCAGCGATAAGTTTACCGGCCGCTCCAAAGGCTTTGCATTTGTAGAAATGGATGAGGCAGCCGGCAATGAAGCCATTGCGCAGTTGCACGACACTGAATTTATGGAAAGAAGCCTCGTGGTAAATGAAGCGCGTCCCCGTGAAAACAGAGATTTCCGTGGCGGAAACCGTGGTGGCGGAGGACAGCGCCGTAACGATCGTGGCGGATACGGCGGTGGTCGCTACTAA
- a CDS encoding sulfurtransferase, translating to MKVYKAIIFILFSAAFLFSAAQLSFADPEEAPTAWPNPDLLVEAEDLPVLLLEPDVVLVDMRAEGFAEGHIPGAVWFGGIPALVNSTHEIEQFLVDADAFQQLMRTIGVRNDSRIIVYDEGNGLGASRLFYALSLYGHEQAAVVNGGIAAWKALELPLEKEAEIPIRGNFTVNFDESRSCDITFLLGNLERDDLVVLDARSPEEFDGSEVRSERGGHIPGAVNLEWRKFVLDGEDIPFFRSPDEIAALLADNGITPDKEVVTHCQSNVRGSHAFFTLRLMGYDSVRAYEGSWFEWGNRADTPVTGSE from the coding sequence ATGAAAGTCTATAAAGCAATTATTTTCATCCTTTTCAGCGCCGCCTTTCTGTTTTCTGCCGCGCAATTATCTTTCGCCGATCCTGAAGAAGCTCCAACAGCCTGGCCCAATCCGGATCTGCTCGTAGAAGCAGAAGACCTGCCGGTACTCCTTCTTGAACCTGATGTGGTACTTGTGGATATGCGCGCCGAGGGCTTTGCGGAAGGCCACATCCCCGGCGCAGTCTGGTTTGGCGGCATTCCCGCCCTTGTAAATTCCACCCATGAAATTGAGCAGTTCCTGGTTGATGCGGATGCCTTTCAGCAGCTCATGCGAACCATTGGCGTGCGCAATGATTCCAGAATAATTGTTTATGATGAGGGCAATGGTCTTGGTGCGAGCCGCCTGTTTTACGCGCTCAGTCTGTACGGACACGAGCAGGCCGCAGTCGTCAATGGCGGCATTGCAGCCTGGAAAGCCCTTGAGTTGCCCCTCGAGAAAGAAGCCGAAATTCCTATCCGCGGTAACTTCACCGTAAATTTTGACGAGTCGCGCTCCTGCGACATTACTTTTTTGCTCGGCAATCTTGAGCGCGATGATCTCGTGGTTCTTGATGCGCGTTCGCCTGAGGAGTTTGACGGTTCAGAAGTTCGTTCTGAGCGCGGCGGGCATATTCCCGGTGCCGTAAATTTGGAATGGCGGAAGTTTGTGCTTGACGGGGAAGATATTCCTTTTTTTCGCTCGCCTGATGAAATTGCCGCACTCCTGGCAGACAATGGCATTACCCCGGATAAGGAGGTAGTAACGCACTGTCAGAGTAACGTACGCGGCTCGCATGCCTTTTTTACCCTGCGGCTTATGGGCTACGACAGCGTTCGCGCATACGAGGGTTCATGGTTTGAGTGGGGTAACCGCGCTGATACGCCGGTTACCGGAAGCGAGTAA
- a CDS encoding formimidoylglutamase: MLRPVSLTGLGIPETAPDDVRIGRLISLKEEEAHLTPPSLQKDAFRVCILGFESDEGVRRNGGRVGASRAPDTIRSAFYRMTPDPQDNDAFKTLMAKTIDFGNLPANALELSDAQQKLGIVAATLLRNNVIPVVIGGGHETSFGHFLGYAEAGIPVSIINWDAHADVRPLKNGLPHSGSPFYQALEHKSGMLRAYTVAGLKRQSTAKSHLDYLHQKMTEGRAKWFFKGELNKRMMGNLYDRQKGAIMVTMDMDALSQHIAPGVSAPNPDGIPLDLWLHAAYCAGKHPRVRSFDLTELNPAFDTDGHTARVAALTLWTFFKGLSERSTA, encoded by the coding sequence ATGTTACGGCCTGTCTCGCTTACCGGACTGGGAATTCCTGAAACCGCCCCCGATGACGTTCGGATCGGTCGTTTGATTTCTCTGAAGGAGGAGGAAGCTCACCTTACTCCTCCTTCTCTACAAAAGGATGCCTTTAGGGTTTGCATACTTGGGTTTGAGAGTGATGAAGGCGTTCGGCGGAACGGGGGCAGGGTCGGTGCTTCCCGCGCACCTGATACGATTCGGTCGGCTTTTTACCGGATGACTCCGGACCCCCAGGATAATGATGCGTTCAAAACGCTGATGGCTAAGACGATAGACTTTGGTAATTTGCCTGCCAATGCGCTTGAGCTGTCTGATGCGCAGCAAAAATTGGGTATTGTTGCGGCAACGCTACTCCGAAATAACGTTATTCCGGTGGTCATCGGGGGTGGGCACGAAACTTCGTTTGGTCATTTTTTGGGATACGCCGAAGCCGGAATACCGGTGAGCATTATAAACTGGGATGCACATGCGGATGTGCGTCCGCTTAAAAATGGCCTTCCGCACTCCGGCAGCCCGTTTTATCAGGCGCTTGAGCACAAAAGCGGCATGCTGCGGGCGTACACCGTAGCCGGTTTGAAACGGCAAAGTACGGCCAAATCACACCTCGATTATCTTCATCAGAAAATGACGGAAGGACGGGCGAAGTGGTTTTTTAAAGGAGAGCTAAATAAGCGGATGATGGGTAACCTCTATGACCGGCAAAAAGGCGCCATAATGGTCACGATGGATATGGATGCGCTCTCACAGCACATCGCGCCCGGCGTAAGTGCACCCAACCCTGATGGTATTCCTCTTGATCTGTGGCTGCATGCAGCGTACTGTGCGGGAAAACACCCGCGGGTCCGGTCTTTTGACCTTACGGAACTGAACCCTGCGTTTGATACCGACGGGCACACTGCGAGGGTCGCAGCGCTTACGCTCTGGACCTTTTTTAAGGGCTTGAGTGAGCGCTCAACTGCATAA